One region of Paralichthys olivaceus isolate ysfri-2021 chromosome 12, ASM2471397v2, whole genome shotgun sequence genomic DNA includes:
- the LOC109636263 gene encoding trichohyalin isoform X19, whose product MAEGSKPASSTPASGSGGAVAPQTNSLKSKGLGLLRKVKVSVELLIALAALLSWVVVGVVMFDFVEYKTVPDIQQIITDPMQAVNDAVDEVSSLLNKFQECAPDLSDPASTAAYVAEEISEAKDGFVRHFSDEDGNFYLSYVDPVVIGRRAFHSTNDFMGGMVGNVRDSLCAFVDTLLDIISGKSKGKIDLGYIDPVVTGRGVFSVINEFICGVEGYIKKVLCAVWDTILDVVKGTTDISFMDPVSVGRNVFSATNDTLSGIATYIQDVLCSIIDSTLDIVKGTTDITFVDPVVIGRNAFSFINDIVSGVAGYIQGALCTFMDVILDTLEDFQQAVGFSPMSVLKTTAEITKEQINMLVSYVSSMLLGDEGIVSEVSIDPMKVVEDAVLEFTDKKDLFVAYMSSMLVGDQGEPVATPVVNVVPEEDETVASPSDITLVRRKGEFLPPMKKVAEIMHAAKDEAAPAQLGGDSKTEEEEEEEEEEEEEAEVPTDAATETDVHEEEDDDVKHDDLEETEHEVPLEDESIIDNDDKDEETEEKDAQEEEEIVEAEGGEKEQDLQAGEDEGEQEDINKMIADTKEEKQEEPKTDEVVEDDDEEKEEEVKTEALEEKEEAKTMDLDDDQEEEAKTEDLEDEEEEEAKTEDLEDEEEEEAKTKLLEEKDEAKTEDLDDDQAEEAKTEDLEDEEEEEEAKTEDLEDEEEEEAKTKLLEKKEEAKTEDLDDDQVEEAKTEDLEDEEEEAKTEHLDDDQAEEAKTEDLEDEEEEEAKTEVVEEEEEVEEEEEPTTLVLEEEGEEEEKAKTDILEEEVEAKSEDLKEDEEEEAKTKVVEEKEEAKTEDLDDDQEEEAITEDLEDDEEEEEAKTEDLDDEEEVEAKTKHLEEKEEAKTEDLDNDQAEEAKTEDLGEEEEAKTEHLDEEEEEAKDEHLEEDEEEEKAKTEHLDEEEVEEKEEPTTLILEEEGEEGEEEEKAKTDILEEEVEAKTEDLVDEEAEIEKETEKEETENKDLHLDEERNEENIEITNTKPDIEGDEASEEEGEEHDKVEAEDEGPKTLSDEGETTTFLPGYDQNVIDEENSESRKGKGQRKHLVLFERIRRVGSRAAHKDEERLHKHDKDLKSTEPEEEKKAKEAKLEETIDKLKEEKPKKEIKSEAKITKKKPEKPEEEGVEMKIPKKEKEVKKPPKEGKKPSKEDKVKKPSKEKKELRKPSKEEEEVKKPPQKEKEAKKLHKKEKEIKTPAKREKGVKKPSKEEKEIKKLHKEVKEETKPLKEEVKKPPKEGKEIKTPPKEEKEGKKPPKLEKEVKKPSKKEKEVKIPPKEEKEFKKPSKEGKEIKKLHKEEKEVKKPRKEEKEVKKPSKEEKEVKKPCKEEKKVKKPSKEEKEIKKPPKEEKEVKKPSKEEKEIKKLHKEEKEVEKPPKEEKEVKIPPKEEKEFKKPSKEEREVKKSPKEEKEVKKPTKEEKEVKKSQKEEEVKKPSKEEKEVKKSPKEEKEVKKTTKEEKDVKKPSKEDQEVKKPSKEEKEVKKSPKEEKEVKKPSIEEKEVKKPPKEEKEVKKSPKEEKEVKKTIKEETEVKKPSKEEKEVKKLPKEEKEVKKPPKEEKEVKKLPKEEKEVKKPSITEKEVKKPRKEEKEVKMPSKDEREMKKPPKEEKEVKTPPKEEKEVKKPPKEEKEVKKPHKVEKEVKKPSKEEKELKKTPKEEKEVKTPPKEEKEVKKPPKEEKEVKKPPKEEKEVKTPPKEEKEVKKPPKEEKEVKKPHKEEKEVKKPSKEEKELKKTPKEEKEVKTPPKEEKEVKKPPKEEKEVKKPPKEEKEVKTPPKEEKEVKKPPKEEKEVKKPHKEEKEVKKPSKEDLEVKKPSKEEKEVKKPPKEEKEVKMPSKDEREMKKPPKEEKEVNKPSKEEREVKKPPKEEKEIKKPSKDEKEVKKPPKEEKEAKKPPKEEREVKMPPKEEKEVKKPPKEEKEAKKPPKEEKEVKMPPKEEKEVKKPPKEEKEAKKPPKEEKEVKKPPKEEKEVKMPPKEDKEVKKPSKEEKEVKTSPKEEKEIKKPSKEEKGVKKPPKEEKEVEKPSKKEKELKTPLKKEIEVEKPPKEKEVKSSMQRKEAKKPSREEKEEIKPSEEAQEIKKSTKAKKEDKDLVKKRDTETDTRRKKAASRIKVVKKEVASVLKKEHLNVTRAAAEPKKTTKVLKAAKRQVVPILKNEHMNVTQSEVPKGKAKPESAKKEVPKEKAKAAPVKKDVAAPKEKAKSVIMKKEQEAVSRNASLVRDRVKIVPMKRGVKLPKEIIRGISAKTAEVSKQKPKPAVTKREPAPLKTKPAPVVKEAEAPHKNVSLTKEKVKVVPLKKVPVTPKEKVKPAPTKKEAAVVKEKKAEPVTPKKEPEAKPVLAKKEAEVVKDKPKAVHEKKAPKTDAEAPKKKVKSLEKKKEPKAPEEKVKPAVKKDGSAGLKDKVKPVRVKKEQEAASRNASLVRERVKIVPMKRGVKLPKEIIRGISAKTAEVSKQKPKPAVTKREPAPLKTKPAPVVKEAEAPHKNVSLTKEKVKVVPLKKVPVTPKEKVKPAPTKKEPEAKPVLAKKEAEVVKEKPKAVHEKKGVKLPKEMIRGISAKTAEVSKQKPKPAVTKREPAPLKTKPAPVVKEAEAPHKNVSLTKEKVKVVPLKKVPVTPKEKVKPAPTKKEPEAKPVLAKKEAEVVKEKPKAVHEKKEQEKKKPAAVKKGKPVEKKAPKEERVLKEIQTPAKKGFSSRETCGEESSQRRGR is encoded by the exons ATGGCTGAAG gaagcaaaCCGGCCTCCTCCACTCCAGCCAGTGGGTCTGGTGGAGCAGTGGCGCCACAGACGAACTCTCTCAAGTCTAAAGGTCTGGGCCTCCTCAGGAAGGTGAAAgtgtctgtggagctgctgatCGCACTGGCCGCTCTGCTGTCCTGGGTGGTTGTAGGGGTGGTGATGTTTGATTTCGTGGAATACAAGACTGTCCCAg acaTTCAGCAAATCATTACGGACCCTATGCAAGCTGTGAACGACGCTGTAGATGAAGTATCCAGTCTGCTCAACAAGTTTCAAG AATGTGCACCTGATTTAAGTGACCCCGCATCTACTGCCGCTTATGTAGCTGAAGAAATATCGGAAGCAAAAGATGGATTCGTTCGACATTTTTCAGATGAGGATG GAAACTTCTACCTCAGCTACGTCGACCCTGTGGTCATCGGACGACGAGCTTTCCATTCAACCAACGACTTCATGGGTGGAATGGTGGGCAACGTCAGGGACTCACTGTGTGCTTTTGTGGACACTTTATTAGATATTATATCGGGTAAATCTAAAG GAAAAATTGACCTTGGCTACATTGACCCTGTGGTCACAGGCAGAGGCGTCTTCAGTGTTATTAATGAGTTCATATGTGGAGTGGAGGGCTACATCAAGAAAGTGCTCTGTGCCGTTTGGGACACTATTCTGGACGTGGTGAAAG GAACCACTGACATCAGCTTCATGGATCCTGTGTCAGTTGGCAGAAATGTCTTCAGCGCGACTAACGACACTTTGAGTGGAATAGCGACCTACATCCAGGACGTACTCTGTTCTATCATAGACAGTACACTGGATATTGTAAAAG GAACCACTGACATTACGTTCGTTGACCCTGTGGTCATTGGCCGGAATGCTTTCAGTTTTATTAATGACATTGTGAGTGGAGTCGCAGGATACATCCAGGGTGCTCTCTGTACATTCATGGATGTAATACTGGACACATTAGAAG ATTTCCAGCAGGCTGTGGGATTCAGTCCCATGTCAGTTCTGAAGACGACAGCAGAAATCACCAAAGAACAGATTAACATGCTCGTGAGCTACGTCTCCTCAATGCTGCTCGGTGATGAAG GGATTGTGTCTGAAGTGTCCATCGACCCCATGAAAGTTGTCGAAGACGCTGTGTTGGAGTTCACAGACAAGAAAGATTTGTTCGTGGCTTACATGTCAAGCATGCTTGTTGGTGATCAAG GTGAACCTGTAGCCACGCCCGTTGTAAATGTAGTACCTGAAGAAg aTGAAACTGTAGCTTCTCCATCTGATATAACTTTGGTGAGAAGAAAAG GAGAATTCCTGCCACCTATGAAAAAAG TTGCAGAGATAATGCACGCTGCCAAAGATGAAGCTGCTCCTGCACAGTTAGGTGGAGACTCaaagactgaggaggaggaggaggaggaggaggaggaggaggaggaggctgaagtTCCCACTGATGCAGCCACTGAGACAGATGTGCACGAGGAAGAGGACGATGATG TGAAACATGACGACCTTGAAGAAACAGAACATGAAGTACCACTGGAAGATGAGTCCATCATTGATAATGATGACAAGGacgaagagacagaggagaaggacgcacaggaggaggaggagattgtTGAGGCGGAAGGTGGAGAAAAGGAGCAGGACTTACAGGCAGGGGAAGATGAAGGAGAGCAAGAGGACATTAATAAAATGATTGCTGACACcaaagaggagaagcaggaggaaccaaaaacagatgaagttgtAGAGGATGACgatgaggagaaggaagaggaagtcAAAACTGAAGCTttggaagaaaaggaggaggccAAAACTATGGACTTGGACGAtgatcaggaggaggaggccaaaaCTGAAGATctagaagatgaggaggaggaggaggccaaaaCTGAAGATttagaagatgaggaggaggaggaggccaaaaCTAAACTTCTGGAAGAAAAGGATGAAGCCAAAACTGAGGATTTGGATGATGATCAGGCGGAGGAGGCCAAAACTGAAGATctagaagatgaggaggaggaggaggaggccaaaaCTGAAGATttagaagatgaggaggaggaggaggccaaaaCTAAACTtctggaaaaaaaggaggaagccAAAACTGAGGATTTGGATGATGATCAGGTGGAGGAGGCCAAAACTGAAGACctagaagatgaggaggaggaggccaaaaCTGAACATCTGGATGATGATCAGGCGGAGGAGGCCAAAACTGAAGATctagaagatgaggaggaggaggaggccaaaaCTGAAGTtgtggaagaagaggaggaggtggaggaagaggaggagcccaCAACCTTAGtattggaggaggagggggaggaggaggagaaggccaaaactgacattttggaggaagaggtggaggccAAATCTGAAGATTTGAAagaagacgaggaagaggaggccaaAACTAAAGTtgtggaggaaaaggaggaagccAAAACTGAGGATTTGGACGAtgatcaggaggaggaggccataACTGAAGATCTagaagatgatgaggaggaggaggaggccaaaaCTGAAGATCtagatgatgaggaggaggtggaggccaaaactaaacatcttgaagaaaaggaggaagccAAAACTGAGGATTTGGACAATGATCAGGCAGAGGAGGCCAAAACTGAAGATctaggagaagaggaggaagccaAAACTGAACatctggatgaggaggaggaggaggccaaagATGAACATttggaagaagatgaggaggaggagaaggccaAAACTGAACatctggatgaggaggaggtggaggaaaaggaggagccCACAACTTTAAtattggaggaggagggggaggagggggaggaggaagagaaggccaaaactgacattttggaggaagaggtggaggccAAAACTGAAGATTTGGTAGATGAGGAggcagaaatagaaaaagagactgaaaaggaggaaactgaaaataaagatcttCATTtggatgaagaaagaaatgaagaaaacattGAAATAACGAACACGAAGCCAGATATAGAAGGTGATGAAGcttcagaggaggaaggagaagaacaTGACAAAGTAGAAGCTGAGGACGAAGGTCCTAAAACTCTGTCGGATGAAGGAGAGACGACCACTTTTCTTCCTGGTTATGACCAAAACGTCATTGACGAAGAAAACAGTGAGAGCAGGAAAGGTAAAGGACAGAGAAAACATCTCGTTCTCTTTGAGAGGATCAGAAGAGTCGGATCCAGAGCAGCTCACAAAGATGAAGAGCGACTCCACAAACATGACAAAG ACCTTAAATCCAcagaacctgaggaggagaaaaaagcaaaggaaGCCAAACTTGAGGAAACCATTGACAAACTAAAAGAAGAAAAGCCAAAGAAGGAGATCAAATCTGAAGCAAAAATAACTAAGAAGAAACCAGAGAAGCCTGAAG AAGAAGGGGTTGAAATGAAGATCCctaaaaaagagaaggaagtcAAGAAACCACCTAAGGAAGGTAAGAAACCATCCAAAGAAGATAAAGTGAAGAAACCttccaaagaaaagaaagaactgaGAAAACCttcaaaagaagaggaagaagtaaAGAAACCACcccaaaaagagaaagaggccaAGAAActacacaaaaaagaaaaggaaatcaaGACACCAGCTAAAAGGGAGAAGGGAGTTAAGAAACCCtctaaagaagagaaagagattaAAAAGCTTCACAAAGAAGTGAAAGAGGAGACAAAGCCTCTCaaggaagaggtgaagaagcCTCCCAAAGAAGGGAAAGAAATCAAGACACCAcctaaagaagagaaggaggggaaGAAACCACCTAAAttagagaaggaggtgaagaaaccatctaaaaaagagaaagaggtgaagatACCACCCAAGGAGGAGAAAGAATTCAAGAAACCATCTAAAGAAGGGAAAGAGATTAAAAAGCTTcataaagaagagaaagaggtgaagaaacCCCgtaaagaagagaaggaggtgaagaaaccatctaaagaagagaaagaggtgaaaaaaCCCtgtaaagaagagaagaaggtaAAGAAACCAtctaaagaagagaaagaaatcaaGAAACCAcctaaagaagagaaggaggtgaaaaaACCAtctaaagaagagaaagagattaaaaagcttcataaagaagagaaagaggtagAGAAACCAcctaaagaagagaaggaggtgaagataCCAcccaaagaggagaaagaattCAAGAAACCATCTAAAGAAGAAAGGGAGGTAAAGAAATCCcctaaagaagagaaggaggtgaaaaaACCAactaaagaagagaaagaagtcaagaaatcacaaaaagaagaggaggtgaagaaaccatctaaagaagagaaggaggtgaagaaatcccccaaagaagagaaggaggtgaaaaaaacaacaaaagaagagaaagatgtAAAGAAACCATCTAAAGAAGATCAAGAAGTAAAGAAACCAtctaaagaagagaaggaggtgaagaaatcccctaaagaagagaaggaggtgaagaaaccatctatagaagagaaagaagtcAAGAAACCAcctaaagaagagaaggaggtgaagaaatcccctaaagaagagaaggaggtgaaaaaaacaattaaagaagagacagaggtaAAGAAACCAtctaaagaagagaaagaagtcaAGAAACTAcctaaagaagagaaggaggtgaagaaaccacctaaagaagagaaagaagtcaAGAAACTAcctaaagaagagaaggaggtgaagaaaccATCCATaacagagaaagaggtgaagaaaccacgtaaagaagagaaagaggtgaagatgCCTTCTAAAGACGAGAGGGAAATGAAGAAACCAcctaaagaagagaaagaggtgaagacgCCTcctaaagaagagaaagaggtaaAGAAACCAcctaaagaagagaaggaggtgaagaaaccACACAAAGtagagaaagaggtgaagaaacCATCCAAAGAAGAGAAGGAGTTAAAGAAAACAcctaaagaagagaaagaggtgaagacgCCTcctaaagaagagaaagaggtcaAGAAACCAcctaaagaagagaaggaggtgaagaaaccacccaaagaagagaaagaggtgaagacgCCTcctaaagaagagaaagaggtaaAGAAACCAcctaaagaagagaaggaggtgaagaaaccacacaaagaagagaaagaggtgaagaaacCATCCAAAGAAGAGAAGGAGTTAAAGAAAACAcctaaagaagagaaagaggtgaagacgCCTcctaaagaagagaaagaggtcaAGAAACCAcctaaagaagagaaggaggtgaagaaaccacccaaagaagagaaagaggtgaagacgCCTcctaaagaagagaaagaggtaaAGAAACCAcctaaagaagagaaggaggtgaagaaaccacacaaagaagagaaagaggtgaagaaacCATCTAAAGAAGATCTAGAAGTAAAGAAACCAtctaaagaagagaaagaggtgaaaaagcctccaaaagaagagaaagaggtgaagatgCCTTCTAAAGACGAGAGGGAAATGAAGAAACCAcctaaagaagagaaagaggtaaATAAACCAtctaaagaagagagagaggtgaagaaacctcctaaagaagagaaagagataaagaaacCATCTAAagatgagaaagaggtgaagaaaccacctaaagaagagaaggaggcaaAAAAACCTCctaaagaagagagagaagtgaagatGCCTcctaaagaagagaaagaagttaAGAAACCAcctaaagaagagaaggaggcaaAGAAGCCCcctaaagaagagaaagaggtgaagatgCCTcctaaagaagagaaagaagttaAGAAACCAcctaaagaagagaaggaggcaaAGAAGCCTCccaaagaagagaaagaggtgaagaaaccacctaaagaagagaaagaggtgaagatgCCTCCTAAAGAAGATAAAGAGGTAAAGAAACCAtctaaagaagagaaagaggtgaagacgTCTcctaaagaagagaaagagataaagaaacCATCCAAAGAAGAGAAGGGGGTGAAGAAGCCTcctaaagaagagaaagaagttgAGAAACCAtctaaaaaagagaaagagttgAAGACGCCTCTTAAAAAAGAGATAGAGGTGGAAAAGCCTCCCAAAGAGAAAGAGGTTAAGTCTTCAATGCAAAGGAAAGAAGCGAAGAAACCCTCtagggaggagaaggaagagattAAGCCATCAGAGGAGGCACAGGAGATCAAGAAATCTACAAAAGcgaaaaaagaagacaaagaccTTGTCaagaaaagagacacagagacag acACCAGACGCAAAAAGGCTGCAAGTAGAATCAAAGTAGTCAAGAAAGAAGTTGCATCTGTGCTGAAGAAGGAACATCTTAATGTTACAAGAGCAG ctgcAGAGCCCAAGAAGACTACAAAGGTGCTGAAAGCTGCTAAAAGGCAGGTCGTTCCAATTCTGAAGAACGAGCATATGAATGTCACACAATCAG AGGTTCCAAAGGGGAAAGCCAAACCAGAGTCTGCAAAGAAAG AAGTTCCAAAGGAAAAAGCCAAAGCAGCTCCTGTCAAAAAAG ATGTTGCTGCTCCAAAAGAAAAGGCCAAATCAGTCATCATGAAAAAAG AACAAGAAGCTGTTTCCAGAAATGCCTCCCTGGTAAGAGACAGAGTCAAGATAGTGCCTATGAAGAGAG gagtCAAGTTACCAAAAGAGATCATCAGAGGAATCTCTGCAAAGACAG ctgaggtTTCAAAACAGAAACCCAAACCAGCTGTAACAAAGAGAG AACCTGCTCCTCTCAAGACAAAACCAGCCccagtggtcaaag aggCAGAAGCACCACACAAAAATGTCTCTCTAACAAAGGAGAAGGTGAAGGTGGTGCCACTGAAGAAAG TGCCTGTAActccaaaagaaaaagtcaaaccaGCACCAACAAAAAAAG aAGCTGCAGTTGTAAAGGAGAAGAAGGCCGAGCCAGTGACTCCCAAAAAAG AACCTGAGGCTAAGCCAGTTCTTGCCAAAAAAG AAGCAGAAGTTGTGAAGGACAAGCCTAAAGCAGTTCATGAGAAAAAAG CTCCTAAAACTGATGCTGAAGCACcaaagaaaaaagtcaaatccctggaaaagaagaaag AGCCCAAAGCACCAGAGGAGAAAGTCAAACCAGCTGTTAAAAAAG ATGGCTCAGCCGGGCTGAAGGACAAGGTCAAACCGGTCCGTGTGAAGAAAG AACAAGAAGCTGCTTCCAGAAATGCCTCCCTGGTAAGAGAGAGAGTCAAGATAGTGCCTATGAAGAGAG gagtCAAGTTACCAAAAGAGATCATCAGAGGAATCTCTGCAAAGACAG ctgaggtTTCAAAACAGAAACCCAAACCAGCTGTAACAAAGAGAG AACCTGCTCCTCTCAAGACAAAACCAGCCccagtggtcaaag aggCAGAAGCACCACACAAAAATGTCTCTCTAACAAAGGAGAAGGTGAAGGTGGTGCCACTGAAGAAAG TGCCAGTAActccaaaagaaaaagtcaaaccaGCACCAACAAAAAAAG aACCTGAGGCTAAGCCGGTTCTTGCCAAAAAAG AAGCAGAAGTTGTGAAGGAGAAGCCTAAAGCAGTTCATGAGAAAAAAG gggtCAAGTTACCAAAAGAGATGATCAGAGGAATCTCTGCAAAGACAG ctgaggtTTCAAAACAGAAACCCAAACCAGCTGTAACAAAGAGAG AACCTGCTCCTCTCAAGACAAAACCAGCCccagtggtcaaag aggCAGAAGCACCACACAAAAATGTCTCTCTAACAAAGGAGAAGGTGAAGGTGGTGCCACTGAAGAAAG TGCCAGTAActccaaaagaaaaagtcaaaccaGCACCAACAAAAAAAG AACCTGAGGCTAAGCCGGTTCTTGCCAAAAAAG AAGCAGAAGTTGTGAAGGAGAAGCCTAAAGCAGTTCATGAGAAGAAAG aacaagagaagaagaaacctgCTGCAGTAAAGAAAG GAAAACCAGTTGAGAAGAAGGCACCCAAAG aGGAGCGAGTTCTGAAAGAGATACAGACGCCTGCAAAGAAAGGT ttttcttctagAGAAACCTGTGGAGAAGAAAGCAGCCAAAGAAGAGGCCGTTAA